From a single Paenibacillus sp. FSL R5-0345 genomic region:
- a CDS encoding ACT domain-containing protein: MKERYYLVREDILPDAVLKTMQVKQLLEAGDAKTVHEGVEQVGLSRSAFYKYKDGIHLIHQLERERIVTISMDLEHESGMLSKVLGSVAGHGANVLTIHQSIPLQGRANVVISVEISHLNEELGEMLDSLKNIPGVKRALIVGQG; the protein is encoded by the coding sequence GAGGACATATTACCTGATGCCGTACTTAAGACAATGCAGGTCAAACAATTGCTTGAGGCCGGGGATGCGAAGACCGTACATGAGGGTGTAGAACAGGTAGGATTAAGCCGAAGTGCTTTTTATAAATACAAGGATGGCATTCACCTGATCCATCAGCTCGAACGTGAGCGAATTGTTACGATCTCCATGGATTTGGAACATGAATCTGGGATGCTCTCCAAGGTTCTAGGATCTGTGGCGGGACATGGGGCTAACGTGCTGACGATTCACCAGAGTATTCCGCTACAAGGACGAGCGAATGTGGTGATTTCCGTGGAAATCTCACATTTGAATGAGGAGCTCGGAGAGATGCTTGATAGTCTGAAGAATATTCCGGGAGTGAAGCGCGCCCTAATCGTTGGACAGGGATAG